The Bacillus marinisedimentorum genomic interval AATGACTACTCACCTGGCTGATTCTTCAAATTATTTCACAGGGGGGAACGAGCTCATGGATACTATGGGTCGTCATGTAATTCGTGAATTATGGGGATGCAACACTGACAAACTGAATGATTTGAAACTGATTGAAGAAGTTTTTGTGGATGCTGCACTAAAAGCAGGTGCCGAAGTCCGAGAAGTGGCGTTTCATAAATTTGCTCCCCACGGAGTGAGCGGTGTTGTCATTATATCTGAATCCCATCTGACTATCCACAGCTTTCCGGAACACGGCTATGCAAGCATAGATGTTTATACGTGCGGTGACCGTATTGATCCTAATGTCGCTGCTGATTTCATTACCGAAGGCCTGGAAGCTAAAACAATTGAAAATCTTGAAGTGCCAAGAGGCATGGGGCCAGTAAAAGTGGCAAGCACAAATGTCAAAGCACTTTAACTGATACGGTATGAGGAAAAGAGGTGTATGAATATGCATCTCTTTTTTCACTTTTATAAGAGTAGAGCATCCGGTCCATGCAGGGCCGGCAGCTCTGTTTTTACTGTTTATTACTATTGCGGAAGGTGGCTTTTGAACAATGAGCATAAAACAGACGGTTGCAAAGTTTGTAAACAAGCATGCTGAAACAAGCGAACACCACCCGGCAGAATCGTTAAGGACCCATTATTATAAAACAAAACAGGAGGACGCTTCTCAAGCTGTCAGGAACATCCTGTCATCGATGAGCGGCTCTGTCATCAGGGGAGAATCAAAGGAGCGAGGTGAATTGAGCGCCGATCTCGATAACGGAAAAGCATTTCTTGTTGCAACGGCAGTGACTGTAAAGCCTTTTCGGACAGCTGTCGATTTTTCTGTTTCCATGAATTCATCAATCGTCCCGTTCGGCCTCGGGTATCCTTCTGCAAAGATCGAATTTTTATATCGTGAGTTGAATAAAGAATTATCATTTATCGGCACAGGGTTGGCGGACAAACTGTAGCAATTGTCAGGAAAATGGGCTTGTACCCTTATCGCAATTTCTTTATCATATAAAGTAAGAAATTGTCGTATGACGTTTGGAGTGAGGAAGATGCGCTGTCCCAATTGCCAGCATAATGGCACACGCGTACTCGATTCAAGGCCGGTGGAAGATGGAAGGTCCATCCGCAGAAGAAGAGAATGCGAACAATGCAATTACCGGTTTACGACATTCGAAAAGGTCGAAGAAATACCGCTCATTGTCGTAAAAAAGGAAGGAACACGGGAAGAGTTCAGCCGGGAGAAAATTCTCCGCGGCCTCATTAAAGCATGTGAAAAACGGCCGGTTCCCCTGCAAAAAATCGAAGACATCACACATGAAGTCGAGCGGGAACTCCGCAACCAGGGTGTTTCTGAAGTGAAGAGTGAAGATATCGGTTCGATGGTGATGGATCGGCTTGCAAGGGTGGATGAAGTTGCTTACGTCCGCTTTGCTTCTGTTTATCGCCAATTTAAAGACGTGAATGTGTTTTTAGAGGAATTGAAAGACTTGATCAATCGGACGGATGAAAAAAACTGATGACAGCAGCACAATTCAGTTAAATTGACGGCAAATCAGCATCTGGCGATTACACCACCCGCTGGCCAGCGGCACATATTTTTAACGAAACGGGGCGAAGGCAGCTTGTGAAGTTCTGCATCCGGCCCGCTTTTCATTTAAATCAAAAACGTTCTAAATGAGCAAAGAAGGAGCATCGAGCATGGGAGAACATCACTGGCAAAACCTGCTACCGGTTGACCGTTACCAGGTGAAAACGAA includes:
- the speD gene encoding adenosylmethionine decarboxylase, which translates into the protein MDTMGRHVIRELWGCNTDKLNDLKLIEEVFVDAALKAGAEVREVAFHKFAPHGVSGVVIISESHLTIHSFPEHGYASIDVYTCGDRIDPNVAADFITEGLEAKTIENLEVPRGMGPVKVASTNVKAL
- the nrdR gene encoding transcriptional regulator NrdR codes for the protein MRCPNCQHNGTRVLDSRPVEDGRSIRRRRECEQCNYRFTTFEKVEEIPLIVVKKEGTREEFSREKILRGLIKACEKRPVPLQKIEDITHEVERELRNQGVSEVKSEDIGSMVMDRLARVDEVAYVRFASVYRQFKDVNVFLEELKDLINRTDEKN